The Salvia miltiorrhiza cultivar Shanhuang (shh) chromosome 2, IMPLAD_Smil_shh, whole genome shotgun sequence DNA window cacgtaaattaaatcaattttttttacgcaagaaaattatttcaaggaaaataaatacaattttGTGCAAAAACTCACGCAAAAACCAATACTTATGCACCAATATATTTTCACGCAATAATACAATTTAacgcaatatatatatatatatatatatatatatatatatatatatatatatatatatacatttcgCGCAATTTAGAATATATGGTCCGTGAAAAATGGATATCAAGCAATTCACACAACATTGCGTGAAATTCTGCTAGTTTTTTTGAATTTGCATTAAATTCAAGACAATTCACTAATATCAATATTATTCatgcaaaagaaaaattattgcGGGAAAGAGATTGCGTGAACTTAGGTATTTGACACTGAGTTCCAAATTGTTTAATCAATCTAGCAATCATTATTCTACTTTATTATACTTGTACTAGACAGCCAGCGGCTTTTCGATACCAATGAACTATTAAAAAAATGGAATGAGTATGGGCTgtagcaaaaataaaaagtggGTATTTGACAAATATACTTTTGAAAAAATGGGTACTAAAGCAAAGCTCcctttattaatattattatcaatAACTTGAGACATTTttgtaaaaacaaaaataacttaGGATTTAAATTGATATTTGTTTTTACTCAATTTAAActgatatttaattataaaatataaatattgtcaAAATCATTTTATGATACCGTTCTCTTCTCCTACATTCAAAAAGatggaaaaaaatatataggaaTGACAAGAATGCAACCGATTAAATTACCAACAGATTCTTGGAGTATCGTGTCTTCTGCTGCGCAACAAATCACAAAAGGATGTGTGATTTCCTAAAACCTAAAAGAATTGGACAAACATACGAACAACTGCAACAAGCAtgtttgttttttcttcttAACACATGCACAAAGCAtatttgttttttcttcttACTTAACACCTGCACAAAATGAACTAAAACAACTGATTTCCAAGCCTGTCCTAACCTTCTTGTGCTATACTTCTATCTCCTAACCATCAATCTTCCTACACCAACAACGTCCCATCTCAAGGCCCCGTTAACAAATCTATGTCCGTCATCTGTTCTCTAGGCGAATCAGACATCTCAATGCTCGACTCAGCAACAGCAATAGCAGCTGCACCTGCAGCTAGACCAGCACTTGAGTGCCTTGGAGAGTGCTCGGGTGATGAGTCGCACTCTCCTAGCTTCCTTGTGCGAATGGGGATGTGGTCGTGCTCGTGTTTCTTCTTCACCTTGTTGTGCCAGCTCATGAGCGCCTTGGAAGTTTGCTCATCAAAGATGGACTTCTTCATGTGTGATCCCATCTAAAAGTTGCAAGTTTGGAACATATTAGGCCAAGATTTGGTGGaatgagaattttttttgtttgttacCTGTGTGACGAGTGCGTAGAGGGGAAGAGTAATGTAGCTGCAGACAATCTGCACACCTACCCTGAGACGAAGATTTTGAGCTTCGTTTATCAGAAAGAAGAAATAAAGATTGGGTGTGATGCAGCATGAAGACTTTACCCtatgcaaactctgataacagCAAGGAGGAAGTATTTGTGGAAACATGAATGTAGGCCAAATTCATACTGCATCAGAAGAGGTTGTTTTAGCATTTcatgagagagatagaggagagagagagagagagagagagagagaaaataagatAGAGACAGAGGGATACCGTTATCCAAATGAAGTATGTGATCTCAAATGCATTCTGATAATTCATATCAAGAAACAGAAACAGATTCAAGAAGTTTGCAAAAGGCGAATACAAgggtaaaaaaaagtaaaaaatggaATAAAGAGGGTGAAAACCTGAAATAGAGTGAGATGGATTAAATGAAGGACTAATTTAGGATTGCTGAACCAGAAATGCCTATCAGAGACTTGCACAAGTGGGATGCCTTGCACCACGGCGTGTTTCTCTTGGATCTCGATTGCCATCTGTGTTATGATCGACTGGAGCTTCGTGCCAACTGCTAAGATTACCTTAATCAATCAACTAGTCAGCTTCTGTTACATCTGAGAAAATGATGCATGTTTTCTAAGGCATGCCATTACCAGCAGGGGGAAAATCGACAGCATGAACATCACCTGCCCTCCTGAAACAAGGTAGATCAACGTGTTATCAACACCTGTTTTTCTTCTTGCAAGAAACGGTGAATTTGAGCTAGAATAGCAAGTACGAGGGCGCACCTTTGACGTTCAACAGCAGATACACGACTGATATCATCCACAAATACGGGCTGAAACAAGCAACACCATGTTTGTTCATGTAGCTTTATATGTGAAATTTTTGGATCATGAATGGTATCAGTAGAGAAAAAGAGACCATACGGAATTCCTACAATCACTTTGAAGTCGTCTTCCAACGATCTCTTGATATATTTCTGGAAGTCGAACTTCGTCCCAGGAGACAGATGGACCTATATACGCAGATGTTTCATTCAAGAATCATCCTAAAATGTTCACAACTAATCAAATTTTCATAACAAAACTCACTGATACGAATCCATGACGCAGAGTGGAGTAGTCCGGTTTCTGAACCGAATACAGTATGTGTCGAAAAAAGCAGACCTACAAATAAGTTTCACACTCAACAATGGAGCTGATAAAAAAAGATTCAAATTTCTTCAGCCTAGTTAGCTAGTAACTATCCTtactatataaaatataatgggATTTTGCATCCACGCGTTTGAATGGCTTCTGACAAAAGATGTTTCATGTGTAAGCCTGAATCTTGCAGCATCTGCTTAAGACACAAGAAAAAAACTTAGTTCAAACAGCATGTTTATGGACTAATttgatccttttttttttcataaacaaGAATAGAAATACCAGAAGATCCATCTGTTTGCTCTGCAATCTGTCTCTCCCAATCTTTCCATCCTCGAATCTAGACCAAAATTTCATAAGAAGAGATGACAAAGACATCCTTAAAGTTAGATACAAGCAAGATTAATCACTGATCACAGACGTACCTTCAGCCTCCCGAGCATCACAGTTATAGCGCTGTAGAAGACATGAAACACAgccaagaagaagatgaagatgtgCAGCTGATGAAGTGCATTTACAGATATCAGAGGCACAAATCCCTGCCACATTGAAAACACAAATGATTATTTTGATCACTTAATCTATCAAATCATTAGTCTATATGTGAGAAAGGGATGCCATTGTTACCTCATCGCAACCTTTTGATGGACCACCACCTGCCAACATTCTTCGTTCGAACGAGAGGAGCCTCCTCCGGTGGCCCGCATCCTGGCTAGGAGCCTCCGCATCTGCACCCTCCTCTGGATACTCCTTGAACTCACATGGAAGCATTGTCCGTGAGATTTTCTCAGGAATGCAGACTCGAGTAATGTAGTTTTGCCCGAATGTGAGGAGAAGGGATATGAATCCGAGCACCATGAGCTCTGCAAATGGCACATCAGAAAGGGAAGATAAGAAACtcagagtgtgtgtgtgtgtgaaagagagagagagagagagaggtcttgCCTCCTTTGATTTTCTCAAGAGCTTCAACCAATGCCATTCTCCTCCTCTTTTCAAAAGCCTACAAATACAGAAAATTAGGCAAAAATTAAGGTGGAAGAAAATTGGATCAATGATCATAATAATCTGTTTCTTGCAATATCAAAAATtcaggaaaagtaaaagatTGCCATAGTTTTATCTGCATAATTCATAATCATTGTCAACCAAAAAAAAAGCATTCAATCATGATCAGAAAATACATtttccataaaaaaaatatgatcatGGCTTTTCTCAAAGCTAAAAATAAGACCACATTACAAAATACACCAAAAGAAtcaagaggaagaagaaaagagattCAAAAATACATGTGACGTTTTATGAATGGTTTTCTCTAATATGATCGAAATGACAACGATCACTAAACAGACGAGCGCCACCGCCCATGTCGGGGTGGTGTCGAGCTCCCTCCCTCCTCCGCCTCCTCCACCCATAGTCAATGATCAACAAGAAAagaaaccaaaaagaaaaaagagtcaAATTTGTTGATTTCTCATGTCTTTTTCAAGTTGGAATGAAGAAAAATCGATATACAAGAATCATTTTTCGGCAGGTTTCCCATAATAGTAAGATGAAAGAGAGTTTTTGAAGGGGAGAGTAAGGCCGGTTCAAGGGAGTTGTAACGGAACTAAACCGGGATGAGTCAATTATCGGGCGTCGAGTTGGGATTTATTTACGAGGATGCCATTGTTAACACAAGTCTTGGTAGGGATTTTCTTACTAATTAGTTGGTGGTGGAAATGTGACTACAAAATAATCAGGGAATTATATAATCTCTCTAACtcaaatcaaatttatttttcaacaaAACTTTTGTCCTCCATGCATTGTGCActgaaaaataaagtataaaagtaaaACGTGAGAATGAAAATAGTTAGAATATTTAGAAGTATAACCCTATAAATTTATTATCTcgtatattattatatattgcATAATAATTTTGTTTGCTAATACAGATttcttaattattaaaaataatagataaaattatggcaaaaattcaaaaataatactagtattttttatgATGAATTAGCTTGCGAGTTCACAATACTAAAGTTCGACCAAGATAAACAATAGTAACAATTTagtgattaaaaaaattaaattttatttgtaagCTCATATtatgttttatattatatacataatattcAATAGGGTAAtacttaattatatttattttcaaaaatagaacGATAATTTTGATGGGAAAATATATAAGTTACTCCATTATATTAGGCCATGATTCTCGTTATATATGCATATAGTAATATAGATGAGTGGATTAAGGTTAAGCACACATTAAGTATGAGTAGTTAATTACAGTTTTGCACATAACAGAGCTTGTATTCTTTATTAATGTAGTCAAAATCCCCTGTAATTCAGCACCATAAGCCACTCAAACTTAATTTATTCACAAGGCTATGTTTGTAGACACGAGAATGCATGTGTAGTTATAATACAACATTGTCTCTTCATTGTGATGAATTAAGAAGCCCAAATTGTTTGTAAGTCTCAAGAGTTTGTTTCAATGAATGGCCTATGTTTCCATCCAAGTCCCTGCAATTTTTCTGAGCTCAGCTCTCTACCCTGTTTGAATAACTTTTCAAGTAGAACAAGGAAAGATTATTAGGAccctaaaacaaaaaaagagaCAAGTATAATGTGGGTGGCACGTTCGAAGCTGCAAAAAATGGACTACTTTTTCAGAGTTATTAATCGAGCCTAAATCCGAGCTCACTGAAATGAAACGCTTTACCATAATTTATTTAAGCCCTCACAAGTGGAGAAGATGATTACCTCTTTGGATAGGTTTGGTTAATAATTTGGAGCAAATCCTGGGTTTCCTCAAACTTGAGACATCTGGTTTACTAATTTGATAGACATCTACTATTATACTTAGATGCTCCTCATGCTACAAACATATTTGTATAAGAATAAGATCATACCTCAAACTTGCCAATAATACACCTACAATCAAGATTTGACACTAGATTTTCAATTCAACTGTAAATCTTGTGGCTCCCGTTTCATACACCAACTGCCGCAATACAAAATCAACACATGAAATTTTTCCTAATTTATCAACTACGATCTTATCTAAAAGGGTGGTGTGGGAATTATGAATTCAAAACTATACCTTTCAATTGGTTAAGGAGAATCAAACTGCTACTTTTTGTTGTATTCTGTTCTGCAGCATAGAGTCGAGGGCGAGGCTCGGCCACATGGAGACCAAGTCGAGCCTCTACACATATAAAATTCGGATAAAAATTATAAGTCTCGAATATTGTTCAAAAAAATTGCATTACTTGTCCTGCAAAATTCTGTATCTCGCCAACATAAAACACACAATCTAAAGCTTCAAGCTTCATCACCCAATAAATTAGACTATATaggtttttaatatttaaataagaaAGACAATTTTGTCTGAATTTCTATGAATTTAATATGTCGTTAAATTTTGCCACAATTTTATCTAATGAACATTATTCtctacttcaaaattttcactaaaataccgatattttttctttcaagtttctattaatcttttttttttatcaggcaagaaattttttattaaaactaggtaccagaggtaccaaaaaTGGAGAACAAAGTTGGGGAAATTCtcaggaaaagaaagaaaacaagagAGAAAAAAGGAGGAAATCCTCTCTAGCCAGACACTCAGTAGCAAAGAAGCTTAAACAGGGAAGCGTGCTGCCGAGAACCAACTTCTAAAATCTTGCTCCTGGAACGACCGCTTTGAGGCAACTCTCCAACTCCACAAACTAGACTTAATATCTGCCATAATTCTTTCCGAATTCCAGCTCCCGTTATTAAAAATGCAGTTATTTCGGCTCTTCCAAATGTTCCAAGTAACACACATCCACACTTCAAGGAAAGAGCAAACCTCATTTTTGCTCCCAATATTCACAAAAGCATTGAAGTGAGCTTTGGTTTTGTGATGAAGAACTGATTGTTTACCTATCCAGTTCAGAATTTTCTTCCAAATTCCATCTGCTTTCCGGCAAGAGAAAAGAAGATGCTCGATGGATTCTTCTTCCTCTTGACACAAAACGCACTGGTCTACCGGCACCACCACTTGTCTCTTCCGAAGATTATCCAGAGTTGGCAGTCTTCCTTTAAGAATTTTCCAGGCCGTGGTGATGACCTTGGCCGGAGCTTTCGCTTTCCAGATCAGGGCCGATTCTTCCTCTTGACGTCGCTCATTCACCGGCCTTCATTTCAAGCTGAAAATCTGGTATGCTGTCTTGACTGAAAAGATCCCGTCTGAAGAAGCTTTCCATCTCCATCTATCGATCTTACCTGCAGACAAACTCACATTCCTAATATACGTCATTAACAATTGGACTTGTTCAAGTTCCCTTTCCCTCAACTCCCTTTCCCAGACTAACTGCCATTCCCATTTTCCTCATATCCACTCTCCCAACCCATTCTCTTTACAACTACTTAGGCGGTAGAGTCTTGGGAACAACTCATCCAGCCTATTTTCTCCCGCCCAACTATGTTGCCAAAATCTTACTGAACTCCCTTCCCCGATTTGTAACTCTAAATTATCCCTCAAACCTTTCCCTTCCTCCCCTCTGCTAAGACCCACTACTTTCTTCCACCACCCTGATTTAATTGATCTGTTTCCCTCTGCATTAAATCCCTCCCCGTCCCACCGCAGCTCCCCTTGACAAGATTTAACCACCTTAACCCACAGAAGATTTTTATCAATTAGAAAACGCCAAATCCATTTGGCCATTAAAGTCATGTTGAAACAGCGAAAGTCTTTAAAACCAAGCCCCCCGCACTCGTGACTAACACAAAGGTCTTCCCATTTAACCCAGTGGATCTTCCTTTCCTCCACTCCTACCCCCCCAGAGAAAATTACTCAAGCAAGAACGGATCTCAATTAACACACGTTTGGGGATGACTGAAAATGAAAGTTGGTAAACAGGAATAGAGAACAAGACAGATCGAATCAGCACCATTATGCCAGCAAAAGAGAACTTACGGTTATTCCACCCCTTGATTTTGCTCTTGATCTTATCCACCAAATAACTCCATTCTTTGAGCCTTGAGAGTTGCATTCCGATTTTGATGCCCAAATATTTAGTAGGCAGCAACCCACTTTGCATTTGAGAATATCTGCCAGCTCCTCGCATCTTCCAACTGGAACTTTCACTCCCATAAGGCAGCTCTTGTCAAAATTCACTTTCAACCCCGAGAGGATTTCAAACAACTTAAGAATGGACTTAAGAGCAGAGACGTTTGATTCCTTGTCTGGAAGAACGAACATCGTGTCGTCCGCATACTGAAGATGTGAGATCCTGATGTCGTCTTTACCTATCTTGACTGGTTCGAGCAAATCCTTCTGAATTGCTCTTTCCACAAGAAGGTTCAAACCTTCGGCCACGACCAAGAAGAGGAATGGGGAGAGGGGATCCCCTTGCCTCAATCCTCTTCCCAGCTAAAACTCTCCAGAGGGACTTCCATTGACTAGAATGTTGGTTGTTGCAGACCTAAGACACTCTTTAATCCAAGATCTCCACTTGTCGCTGAAATTTAATCTAAAAAGAcattttaacttttaattattttttatagatccttgtttcacaaaatatttttatcgTTTCTATTTGTgcaatatcatttattttcataaataaagcCATTTTATCGTTACAAAATACTTAATTTTGGACCCTAATAAAATCAGTTTTATAATGGAATTTTATCGTCAATGATacaatatttaaattcaaatggaaagaaagaaaactAATGGAATTTCTAATTATGGATTAAGAATAATAAGTGGGTactcttatttaattaaaagttaCATTTAACTTGTAAAAAGTCTAAAAATTGgaattaatttctaattaaattttGGGGTATTGGCATGTAAATACTCgaactttttcatttttctgaTTTTGTACCCCAACTTTAAAATCTGTCTGTAAATACCTAaactttgtattctttctgattttgcaccttACGAATTTTTACCCCCAAATCATTGCTAACATGGCAGCCGAATTGACATCCCAAATCTATAATTACAAGTTATTTCCTTTAATTGCAATTGCATCTTATATGTGAACAAAATTTTCCTCTCTACTTAAGACTATCTCATTCTCAATTTCTTGATAGCAATTGTTTACTTCATGTAAATTTTAGAACGTATAAATATGTAttgtttaagaaaataataaacatGACTTTGAACAAAAAACAATTGTAGATAgagaataattaaatttgaatttaaaataaagctATAATCTCAAAATTCAAAATGATGACTTTGTTTTAAAATCTAAATTATGCTATTGAATAAACCCTGTAAACAAATTCCAATAAAAATTATGGCTAGTTTCAGCTTAATCTTTGcagaaaatacaataaaataagataGACATAATATTGTAGCTAAACATGCCCATATAGGGAAATTGAACAGTCCTTGCTAGAAAATTCTAGagagattatataatttttggCGGAAAAGATTTTATGTGGCTACTGACAACTTTATTTTAGTATAATACTCCCTCAGTCCATATTGTTgacttattttttttaggtgTGGCGTTAATATTGActtgtttctattttttataatgATTTTATACTATAAACAATATGATCTCTGTACATTTATACTACTtcttccgtcccacgaattttaatatatatatttttttggaccgtcctacgaatcttgacacatttttaaataaggtaataattattacattctatcaactactttatcatttttattattttttctcttcaactttatcacttttattacattatctctcctattttattatttttatactttattagcTATACACTTAagacactaatctacaactccttaatttctgTGCCGAAactaaacgtgtcaagattcgtgggacggaaagAGTACAATCTTATTCTTCTAAATACTCGTGCCTAAAGAAATAGGCCGACAATAATGGGATAGATGGAATAGTAGATTGGAGTTCTCGCAAGTATTTGCTTTTGGAGATCCATTTAGGAACTAATTGGGCCTTTGGAGTTGAAAAGTTTTATTTGTGTGAGCAGCCCAGCCCGGGATCAGCCCAACTCTAGGACCGTTTTGGGCCTTAAACTAATTATGTAGTCCTGTTTATTGTTTTTAAGAAACTAATTATGTATTTGTTGGAGCACTAGGAgagaaacaaaaacaaaaatgaataagagaatttatgggtggttttttattttattttcagagAATTTATGGGAGTGTTTTAGATAGCTAAGATTTTTTTATTGGTTTCCACTTGGGATTCAAGTTGGGTTAGTGGAATTAAGAAATGATAGTTCGTCTCCTCCACTTCAGCCCATTACAGAAGTGCATATTTGAAGGAATACACTTGGGCCCATTCGAGTGAAATATAGAATGATAATAAACTCAAATGGGATTGTAATTAATTAGCTGTTTAAACTCCCCTAAAAAATACTGTTTAAACTAAGTAGTAACTAATATTTGCACCCCCTgcaataatatttaatttgatatgcatattaaatattttataattaatcaaattttatagaaaaaaataacacaaaaaagtcagaagataaagaaaaaatttaacttataaataaactttcaatttttattataacaataaaattaccattcaattttaaaatcaatttaaaattaatttcaaattaaaatcttaACATTAAAATGTAGGATAGATTAATGATTTTCTAAGACGCTATTCATATGAACATAAACATCTTTTTTCACAGGGAAAAAAGATGATATTACGAAATATAAACACGTCTTGAATTGAAGCCACGCAGAAAACTTCACACTTTGTCGATGTCTCGACAGAAAAACACGTTGATTTCACATtggtataaatatattttttaaacagTTGGTCAAAAAGTGACCTATATTTCcactttttaatatttattttattatgtgtaAACAGCATTGAAAAATTCTTTCGGGTTTCCATAACTATTTCCCATtaaaaagagattaattttgttatagGAGGATAtcaaaacttataaaataagaTTAATTTTACATGATATTATTCTGAAaacaatattaatttaaatctaTTAAATCCAATAACATATCATGAGGATAATTTCAATTTAATCCATCAAATTCAACACCCACTTAATTTTATACGATTAAAAGGGAAATAGTGATGATGCATATTACATATGTAAGGGTAGGCTGGTGAATCGATTAGAGGCCACAAATCGTAtccaaaaatatataattgataaaaacaATTGTCGACCTAAAAACATGGTAGCAAAGTCCAAATGTCGTACCACCTTGATTTGTATGGTTGAAGACTCATGTTCGATACAATCTATGCGCAACCACATCATTATCTGATGCTCCACACACAATTCACATAGTATAATATAAGAAATTACTCCATGTGATCATGTTGGTGGACCGTGGTCCACAAAATTTCACGTGTGTCACAGTCTTGAAACTTGAGACAAAATGAAATGCCCTCACTCTATCAAATCTATAATTAACCATTTgcaaagggtaaatatcactttatgtcATATCGTTTGGCCGAATTATCAATTATATCCCAATTTATCGATAATATCTAATTGGTACCTAAcctaccaattttttttaattatgtcctATTAAAATTTTTCGGCGCCCGAAAGATGACGTGGAACGCtagaaattaattacgtggaCTTATTAATCCACTTGGAATTGCTAGCTATATTATactttaaaaaaagaaaaagaattatgCATCGGTGTCACACGATCACCATCTCCGATCTGGTCTAATTTCTCATCGGGGAAAATTCTGGAATTCTTGCTTTATGGCTTCTGGATTCAATTCGAATCTTTTAGGTTGTTGCTCTTCCTGATGTCCACTTTTTGGGAGGGATTTTATTTGAATCACAAGTTAGATTTGCTTATCCATATCTAAAAAATTCTACAAAAATTGGGAGAGACTTTTCCAAATCAGATCTGGGTAGATTTCGTAAATCTCAGGGCCAGCCATATAAATTAAATTGGGCATATATAACTGAACTCTTACCACCTTCATCAAAAAGTCGAAAATCTTACGCCATGCTTCACCAGCAATTTCTTGCATATCTAAGTTCACCAGCAATTGGGCTTTTTATTCACAGTTGTCGTTGATCGGACCAGGAGAGAGAAATGGTGAAGGCGGCGACCTTCGCCGATTGGGGGCGGCGCATGGGCACGGTTGCCGAGAATCAAGGTTAAAGGGGTTAGAAATTGGAGATCTAGGGATTTAAGGCTCGGCCCCTGTTCAGGGGTGTGCGTGAGGGTGAAACTGTCAGCGGGGAGGAGGGGGGATAGAGCGAGGGACGAGGGGGGCTCAGGGCGAAGGTGGCGGCACTACCGCTGCAGTCGCCGGGAAGTCTGGAAGGAGGCGGGTGTGGTGGTATTCACTGTGTGTGGGTGCATTGCGAGGGAGATAGGGAAAATGGGAGGGTAAGAGGTGGGTGACACCGGTGCattgctcttttttttttttaagtataatATAGCTAGTAATTCCAAGTGGATTAATAAGTCCACGAAATTAATTTCCGGCGTTCCACATCATCTTCCGGGCGCCGGAAAATTTTAACAGGACACAATTAAAAAATGTTGGTAGGTTGGGTACCAATTAGATATTATCGATAAGTTGAGATATAATCGGTAATTCGGCCAAacgatgggacataaagtgtTATTTACCCATTTGCAAATCCCATCATTTTGTTGAGGATACTGACAACTTTATTTTAGTATAATACTCCCTCAGTCCATATTGTTgacttattttttttaggtgTGGCGTTAATATTGActtgtttctattttttataatgATTTTATACTATAAACAATATGATCTCTGTACATTTATACTACTtcttccgtcccacgaattttaatatatatatttttttggaccgtcctacgaatcttgacacatttctaaataaggtaataattattacattctatcaactactttatcatttttattattttttctcttcaactttatcacttttattacattatctctcctattttattatttttatactttattagcTATACACTTAagacactaatctacaactccttaatttctgTGCCGAAACTAAACgcgtcaagattcgtgggacggagagagtacaatCTTATTCTTCTAAATACTCGTGCCTAAAGAAATAGGCCGACAATAATGGGATAGATGGAATAGTAGATTGGAGTTCTCGCAAGTATTTGCTTTTGGAGATCCATTTAGGAACTAATTGGGCCTTTGGAGTTGAAAAGTTGGGCAGAACAGATTTCTTCTCCTTAATTCAAAAAGAGGCGCAGTTTTTCAGAACCGAAAGTCATCAGAAATCTCGGGGAACTCAGTTGAGTGTTGCAAATCACTCGAAGAAGGTAGGGTTGAAAAGGTAGAGGATCAGCCTGAGAAAGAGCACAGAGACGAATGCTTTGACGATTTCGATGAGGGAAACAAAATCTGGAAATTCGGGAAGGAACTTGGTCTTTCGAGCGATCTCAATGATGTGGAAATGGTGGAACAGATCGTGGGGAAAACATCGAAGACAGGAGCTGAGGAGATTCAGGAAAATTGTTTATAATGAAAGTGCTCTCTTTCAATGTCCGTGGTCTTGGGAGTTCAGTCAAGAAACGAGAAGTGAGGGAGTTGATTCGTAAGCTTGAGATTGATTTCTGCCTTCTTCAGGAGACAAAAATGGAGAGTATCAGGGAGCTGGATTTGAAATCGATGTGGGGTGGAGACGACTTTGATTTTGCACAATGTCAAGCAGTTGGGAGATCTGGGGGTATTCTTTCGATCTGGGACAAAAGGAAGTTTTCTTCTTCAAGCCAATGGGACCTCCCGGGTGCTCTGATCGTTAATGGGTTCTGGTCTCCAGGTAATTTGAGATGTTgtttcattaatatttatgCATCGCAGAGCCTTATTGAAAGAGAAATTCTGTGGGATCAAGTTAGTCTTATTATTGATCAGAATAGTGATGCTTGTATCTGTGTTGCTGGTGATTTTAATTCTATTAGAATTAGCTCATAAAGGTGTGGCAGAGGGACTCAATTTTCTGGTAGAGACTTACGGGTGT harbors:
- the LOC131011020 gene encoding MLO-like protein 9, with amino-acid sequence MGGGGGGGRELDTTPTWAVALVCLVIVVISIILEKTIHKTSHAFEKRRRMALVEALEKIKGELMVLGFISLLLTFGQNYITRVCIPEKISRTMLPCEFKEYPEEGADAEAPSQDAGHRRRLLSFERRMLAGGGPSKGCDEGFVPLISVNALHQLHIFIFFLAVFHVFYSAITVMLGRLKIRGWKDWERQIAEQTDGSSDAARFRLTHETSFVRSHSNAWMQNPIIFYIVCFFRHILYSVQKPDYSTLRHGFVSVHLSPGTKFDFQKYIKRSLEDDFKVIVGIPPYLWMISVVYLLLNVKGGQVMFMLSIFPLLVILAVGTKLQSIITQMAIEIQEKHAVVQGIPLVQVSDRHFWFSNPKLVLHLIHLTLFQNAFEITYFIWITYEFGLHSCFHKYFLLAVIRVCIGVGVQIVCSYITLPLYALVTQMGSHMKKSIFDEQTSKALMSWHNKVKKKHEHDHIPIRTRKLGECDSSPEHSPRHSSAGLAAGAAAIAVAESSIEMSDSPREQMTDIDLLTGP